A single window of Salvia splendens isolate huo1 chromosome 6, SspV2, whole genome shotgun sequence DNA harbors:
- the LOC121808833 gene encoding uncharacterized protein LOC121808833 — protein MSDTEDNKTDPEQPSKLKNSKNATVAFKLNGKNYPLWSRLMKVKIGGRGAYSHIRKEPPEPGSRGYDDWEEDDLVVFSWIVDNIENEIITDFAHHQTSKALWDCLTVTFEDKADKYLIYDLEEKIITIKQGNMDLETYYRRIHGLWINVDLCQKQSITCCDKGVNQYRTHSNEKRLFKFWPD, from the coding sequence ATGTCAGATACAGAGGATAACAAAACCGATCCAGAGCAACCATCGAAATTGAAGAATAGCAAGAATGCCACTGTGGCATTCAAGCTCAATGGAAAGAACTACCCACTGTGGTCAAGACTCATGAAAGTCAAGATAGGAGGCCGGGGCGCCTACTCACACATCCGGAAAGAACCCCCAGAACCGGGAAGCAGGGGGTATGATGACTGGGAAGAGGATGACTTGGTGGTGTTTTCGTGGATTGTCGATAACATTGAGAATGAAATTATCACCGATTTTGCTCATCATCAAACATCAAAGGCACTATGGGATTGTCTCACCGTGACGTTCGAAGACAAGGCAGACAAATATCTCATCTACGACCTGGAGGAGAAAATAATCACGATCAAACAAGGAAATATGGACTTGGAAACGTATTACCGGAGGATTCACGGACTGTGGATCAACGTCGACCTCTGCCAGAAGCAGTCGATTACTTGTTGTGACAAGGGAGTCAATCAATACCGAACCCATTCAAATGAGAAGAGATTATTTAAGTTCTGGCCGGATTGA